Proteins encoded in a region of the Hirundo rustica isolate bHirRus1 chromosome 10, bHirRus1.pri.v3, whole genome shotgun sequence genome:
- the GPR87 gene encoding G-protein coupled receptor 87: protein MRLRDKREATMVTENRLSPENSSSPNASSRGRAAHDEFTTIVLPVLYLVIFLASLLLNGLAVWIFFHIRNKTSFIFYLKNIVVADLLMTLTFPFKIIQDSRLGPWHFNSFLCRYSTVLFYANMYTTIVFLGLISIDRYLKVVKPFGDSRMYSITFTKVLSACVWVVMAFLALPNLILTNGYPTRRNVDDCLKLKSPLGVKWHSAVIYINTCTFVVVLIVLIGCYIAISRYIYKSSKQFISSSSRKRKHNQSIRVVVAVFFTCFLPYHLCRIPFTFSHLDKILDDSAHKILYYCKEMTLFLSACNVCLDPIIYFFMCRSFSRRLFRKSNMRTRSESIRSLQSVRRSEVRIYHEYTDV, encoded by the exons ATGCGGCTCCGAGACAAGCGGGAGGCAACGATGGTGACAG AGAATCGCCTCAGCCCCGAGAACAGCAGCTCGCCCAACGCCAGCTCGCGCGGGCGCGCGGCGCACGACGAGTTCACCACCATCGTCCTGCCCGTGCTCTACCTCGTCATCTTCCTGGCCAGCCTCCTGCTGAACGGCCTGGCCGTGTGGATCTTCTTCCACATCAGGAACAAAACCAGCTTCATCTTTTACCTCAAGAACATCGTGGTGGCGGACCTGCTCATGACGCTGACGTTCCccttcaagatcatccaggACTCGCGGCTGGGGCCGTGGCACTTCAACTCCTTCCTGTGCCGCTACAGCACGGTGCTGTTCTACGCCAACATGTACACCACCATCGTCTTCCTGGGGCTCATCAGCATCGACCGCTACCTCAAGGTGGTGAAGCCCTTCGGGGACTCCAGGATGTACAGCATCACCTTCACCAAGGTCCTGTCGGCCTGCGTGTGGGTGGTGATGGCCTTCCTGGCGCTGCCAAACCTGATCCTCACCAACGGCTACCCCACCAGGAGAAACGTCGACGACTGCCTCAAGCTGAAGTCGCCCCTGGGAGTCAAGTGGCACTCGGCTGTCATCTACATCAACACCTGCACGTTCGTGGTGGTGCTGATAGTGCTGATCGGGTGCTACATCGCCATTTCCAGGTACATCTACAAATCCAGCAAACAGTTCATTAGCTCGTCCAGCCGAAAGCGGAAGCACAACCAGAGCATAAGGGTCGTCGTGGCTGTGTTTTTCACCTGCTTTTTGCCCTACCATTTGTGCCGAATACCTTTTACTTTTAGTCATCTGGACAAAATTTTAGATGACTCCGCACATAAAATCCTGTACTACTGTAAGGAAATGACACTGTTCCTGTCCGCGTGCAACGTCTGTCTGGATCcaatcatttattttttcatgtgtcGATCATTCTCACGGAGGCTGTTCCGGAAATCCAACATGAGAACCAGGAGCGAGAGCATCAGGTCCCTCCAGAGCGTCAGGAGGTCAGAGGTACGCATCTACCACGAGTACACCGACGTCTGA
- the P2RY14 gene encoding P2Y purinoceptor 14, with the protein MFNSSTNSSGNNCSHSTVITTTVIPLLYCFIFLAGLSLNAVAAWVFLYVSSTKSFIVYLKNIAVADLLMSLTFPFKILADSEIAPAELNLFVCRYSAVVFYMNMYIGITFFGLIGFDRYYKIVKPLFTSFVHTVNYSKVVSVIIWLLLMIMSFPNMILTNEITKDNYSIKCIGLKSELGRQWHKATTYICTGIFWIVFFLLIVFYTSISKKIYSSYKKFRRSSDMAKRKTSRNIFSIMFVFVICFVPYHLCRTPYTLSQTSSQFTCQSQKSLYYAKEFTLVLSAANVCLDPIIYFFLCLPFREKLYQKLHLKLKASSEVEISKSRRSNTLRESINIV; encoded by the coding sequence ATGTTCAACTCCAGCACCAACTCCTCGGGAAACAACTGCAGCCACAGCACGGTGATAACTACCACAGTCATCCCGCTGCTCTACTGCTTCATCTTCCTGGCAGGGCTCTCGCTCAACGCCGTGGCAGCCTGGGTCTTCCTCTACGTTTCCAGCACAAAGAGTTTTATTGTCTATCTCAAGAACATCGCCGTGGCCGATCTCCTCATGAGCCTGACGTTCCCTTTCAAAATCCTTGCTGATTCAGAAATTGCCCCTGCAGAGCTCAACCTGTTTGTGTGCAGGTACTCTGCGGTGGTGTTCTACATGAACATGTACATCGGCATCACCTTCTTCGGCCTCATAGGGTTTGACAGATACTACAAAATCGTAAAGCCTTTGTTCACCTCCTTTGTTCACACGGTTAACTACAGCAAAGTGGTCTCTGTAATCATATGGCTGTTATTAATGATTATGTCATTTCCAAATATGATTTTAACTAATGAAATCACTAAAGACAATTACTCCATAAAATGTATAGGTCTTAAGAGTGAGCTAGGCAGGCAGTGGCACAAAGCAACGACTTATATTTGCACAGGGATTTTctggattgtttttttcctgctaatcGTATTTTACACTTCTATATCCAAAAAAATATACAGCTCTTACAAAAAATTCCGGAGGAGCTCAGACATGGCCAAGAGGAAAACCAGCCGGAACATATTCTCCATCATGTTTGTGTTTGTCATTTGTTTTGTGCCCTACCACCTCTGCAGGACCCCATACACCTTGAGCCAGACCAGCTCCCAGTTCACCTGCCAGTCCCAAAAATCGCTGTACTATGCCAAGGAGTTCACTCTGGTGCTTTCTGCTGCAAACGTCTGCCTCGAccccattatttattttttcctctgcctccccttTAGAGAAAAGCTGTATCAAAAACTGCATCTCAAGCTGAAAGCTTCAAGTGAGGTTGAAATTTCTAAATCCAGAAGATCAAATACGCTTCGGGAAAGTATAAACATAGTGTAG